The following are encoded together in the Kribbella voronezhensis genome:
- a CDS encoding branched-chain amino acid ABC transporter substrate-binding protein, translated as MGGTVQQRSVVRVGASLIVASLALTACGSRSNNDNGGGSDSTKTAKIGVIAPLSGDLSALGLGIQHSVELAVKQANDSNAVPGWKFEVAAKDDEAKPEPGKNAATSLASDADVIGVVGTLNTSVSQQVQPVLAPKNIVQVSPANTGPGLTQGANWQKDPKRPYPTYFRTCTTDAVQGPFAARYLYETAKITKVATIHDKKAYGQGLVGTFTDEFKKLGGQVVAAETINPDDSNFQAVISAVKPNAPQALYYGGEFPQAGPLSQQMKAAGLNIPLMGGDGIFDPKFIQLGGKTSEGDLATSVGAPTDKLPSAAKFVADYNAAGFKDAYGAYGGYSYDAANAIINALKVSLKDAKDVESARQATVDAMSKVSFDGVTGKVAFDQYGDTTSKVLTVYKVASGKWATVETKEFESK; from the coding sequence ATGGGAGGAACAGTGCAGCAGCGTTCCGTAGTACGGGTCGGCGCGTCGCTGATCGTTGCGTCGTTGGCTCTGACTGCTTGCGGTTCACGCAGCAACAACGACAACGGCGGAGGCTCGGATTCGACCAAGACCGCCAAGATCGGTGTGATCGCACCTTTGTCGGGTGACCTGTCCGCGCTGGGTCTGGGCATCCAGCACTCGGTGGAGCTGGCCGTCAAGCAGGCCAACGACTCCAACGCGGTACCGGGCTGGAAGTTCGAGGTCGCAGCCAAGGACGACGAGGCCAAGCCGGAGCCGGGCAAGAACGCCGCGACGTCGCTCGCCTCCGACGCCGACGTGATCGGCGTCGTCGGCACGCTGAACACCAGCGTCAGCCAGCAGGTCCAGCCGGTGCTCGCGCCGAAGAACATCGTCCAGGTCTCGCCGGCCAACACCGGCCCCGGCCTGACCCAGGGCGCGAACTGGCAGAAGGACCCGAAGCGGCCGTACCCGACCTACTTCCGTACCTGCACCACGGACGCGGTCCAGGGCCCGTTCGCGGCCCGGTACCTGTACGAGACCGCCAAGATCACCAAGGTCGCCACGATCCACGACAAGAAGGCGTACGGCCAGGGTCTGGTCGGCACCTTCACCGACGAGTTCAAGAAGCTGGGCGGTCAGGTCGTCGCGGCCGAGACCATCAACCCCGACGACTCGAACTTCCAGGCCGTCATCTCGGCGGTCAAGCCGAACGCGCCGCAGGCGCTGTACTACGGTGGCGAGTTCCCGCAGGCCGGTCCGCTCTCGCAGCAGATGAAGGCCGCCGGCCTGAACATCCCGCTGATGGGTGGCGACGGCATCTTCGACCCGAAGTTCATCCAGCTGGGCGGCAAGACCAGCGAGGGTGACCTGGCGACCTCGGTCGGCGCGCCGACCGACAAGCTCCCCTCGGCGGCGAAGTTCGTTGCCGACTACAACGCGGCCGGCTTCAAGGACGCGTACGGCGCGTACGGCGGCTACTCCTACGACGCGGCCAACGCGATCATCAACGCGCTGAAGGTCTCGCTGAAGGACGCCAAGGACGTCGAGTCCGCGCGGCAGGCGACGGTCGATGCCATGAGCAAGGTCTCGTTCGACGGCGTCACCGGCAAGGTCGCGTTCGACCAGTACGGCGACACCACCTCCAAGGTCCTGACCGTTTACAAGGTGGCCAGCGGTAAGTGGGCCACGGTCGAGACCAAGGAATTCGAGTCCAAGTAG
- a CDS encoding ANTAR domain-containing response regulator, with amino-acid sequence MWGVTAKRVVIAEDEALIRMDLAEMLAEEGYDVVGQAGDGEEAIRLAIEHRPDLVILDVKMPKLDGLSAAEKIAGERIAPVLMLTAFSQRELVERARDAGAMAYLVKPFSKADLLPAIEIAASRYVELAELEREVADLAERLETRKLVDRAKSILQTKFGLSEPDSFRWIQKTAMDKRVSMRQVAELVVDEAGTA; translated from the coding sequence GTGTGGGGTGTGACTGCTAAGCGTGTGGTGATCGCTGAGGACGAGGCGTTGATCCGGATGGATCTGGCCGAGATGCTGGCCGAGGAGGGGTACGACGTCGTCGGGCAAGCGGGCGACGGCGAGGAGGCTATTCGGCTGGCGATCGAGCATCGGCCCGATCTGGTGATTCTGGACGTGAAGATGCCCAAGCTGGACGGGTTGAGCGCGGCCGAGAAGATCGCGGGGGAGCGGATCGCCCCGGTGCTGATGCTGACCGCTTTCTCGCAGCGTGAGCTGGTCGAGCGGGCGCGCGACGCGGGCGCGATGGCGTACCTGGTGAAGCCGTTCTCCAAGGCCGACCTGCTGCCCGCGATCGAGATCGCCGCCTCCCGGTACGTCGAACTCGCCGAGCTGGAGCGCGAAGTGGCCGACCTGGCCGAGCGGCTGGAGACCCGCAAGCTGGTGGACCGGGCGAAGTCGATACTGCAGACCAAGTTCGGGCTGTCCGAGCCGGACTCGTTCCGCTGGATCCAGAAGACCGCGATGGACAAGCGCGTCTCGATGCGCCAGGTTGCCGAGCTGGTCGTCGACGAAGCCGGTACGGCGTAG
- a CDS encoding transcriptional regulator, whose translation MPHFRSQETVDSALRMSDNGVADRVNAEIHGVAIKTIRRWRRQYQRLGLPRGRAFRPTPCPRCDGAELDEAAYALLLGWYLGDGHIAAAKRGVFTLQIANDEKYPELSQEVAAAMRLVKPTGSPCLRGGSTATRIEVRWKHWPCLFPQHGAGRKHLRRIELAEWQRQVVAQYPERLVRGLFHSDGCRFVNWATRPIVGGEVRRYEYVRYMFSNESEDILGILTDALDLLGIPWRRPRRNAIAVSRKEAVQALDRFVGGKR comes from the coding sequence ATGCCCCACTTCAGGTCGCAGGAGACGGTGGACTCCGCGTTGCGGATGTCGGACAACGGGGTCGCTGACCGGGTCAATGCCGAGATCCACGGTGTTGCGATCAAGACGATCAGGCGGTGGCGCAGGCAGTACCAGCGGCTGGGGTTGCCGCGGGGGCGGGCGTTCCGGCCGACGCCGTGTCCTCGGTGCGACGGAGCCGAGCTCGACGAGGCGGCGTACGCGTTGTTGCTGGGGTGGTATCTCGGGGACGGGCACATCGCTGCGGCCAAGCGCGGGGTGTTCACGCTGCAGATCGCGAACGACGAGAAGTATCCCGAGCTGAGCCAGGAAGTGGCCGCGGCGATGCGGTTGGTGAAACCGACCGGTAGTCCGTGTCTGCGAGGCGGGTCGACAGCGACCCGGATCGAGGTGCGGTGGAAGCATTGGCCGTGTTTGTTTCCGCAGCATGGGGCGGGGCGGAAGCATCTGCGGAGGATCGAGTTGGCTGAGTGGCAGCGGCAGGTTGTTGCCCAGTACCCCGAACGGCTGGTGCGGGGACTCTTCCACTCCGACGGGTGCCGATTCGTCAACTGGGCTACTCGGCCGATCGTCGGTGGAGAGGTCCGGCGGTACGAGTACGTCCGGTACATGTTTTCCAACGAGTCCGAGGACATCCTCGGTATCCTCACCGACGCGTTGGATCTGCTCGGCATCCCATGGCGGCGGCCGCGGCGGAATGCGATTGCTGTGAGCCGTAAGGAGGCGGTACAGGCCCTCGATCGGTTCGTCGGGGGAAAGAGGTGA
- a CDS encoding helix-turn-helix domain-containing protein, with amino-acid sequence MYDGRTRAIALAAIAAGESLNSIGKRLGISRSTLRDWRDRVGRMDDVGDCPRCSVGTLAVGPYALLLGLYLGDGCLSALKKGVYSLRIACDDKYPRLIDEAEAAMAAVHPGRPVHRVRAVGCTAVVSYWKHWPCLFPQHGSGPKHLRRIELADWQQEIVRERPGEFLRGLFHSDGCRVANWASRRVGGVVKRYEYPRYQFSNESADIIRLCQWTLELVGIPWRMSRPNVLSVARREGVAALDRLVGPKT; translated from the coding sequence ATGTACGACGGGCGGACGCGGGCGATCGCGCTGGCTGCGATCGCGGCTGGCGAGAGTCTGAACTCGATCGGCAAGCGCCTTGGGATCAGTCGTTCTACGTTGCGGGACTGGCGAGATCGGGTGGGGCGGATGGATGACGTGGGCGACTGTCCGCGGTGTTCGGTGGGGACGCTTGCCGTGGGGCCGTACGCGTTGTTGCTCGGGTTGTATTTGGGTGATGGGTGTCTGTCGGCTCTGAAGAAGGGTGTGTACTCGCTGCGGATCGCGTGCGATGACAAGTATCCGCGGCTGATCGACGAGGCGGAGGCGGCGATGGCCGCAGTACATCCGGGTCGGCCGGTTCACCGCGTTCGAGCGGTCGGGTGTACGGCGGTCGTGTCCTACTGGAAGCACTGGCCGTGCTTGTTTCCGCAGCACGGATCTGGTCCGAAGCATCTGCGGAGGATCGAGCTGGCCGACTGGCAGCAGGAGATCGTGCGCGAGCGTCCCGGTGAGTTCCTGCGAGGGCTCTTCCACTCCGACGGGTGCCGGGTTGCGAACTGGGCCAGCCGGCGGGTCGGCGGCGTGGTCAAGCGGTACGAGTATCCGCGCTATCAGTTCTCGAACGAGTCGGCGGACATCATCCGCCTGTGCCAATGGACCCTCGAGCTGGTCGGAATCCCGTGGCGGATGTCGCGACCGAACGTGCTGTCGGTCGCGCGCAGGGAAGGCGTTGCAGCTCTCGACCGACTCGTCGGCCCGAAGACCTGA
- the pyk gene encoding pyruvate kinase encodes MRRAKIVCTLGPATAAPERVLELVQAGMDVARLNLSHGAHAEHERIYQRIRTAAAETGQNVGILVDLQGPKIRLAEFAEGKVTLTYGERFTITTREVPGDVTICGTTYDGLPGDVHPGDQLLIDDGRIALVAEEVTETDVVCRVTVGGPVSNHKGINLPGVAVSVPALSEKDIEDLRWALHLPADMIALSFVRDAADIQLVHKIMDEEGHRVPVIAKIEKPQAVANLDEIIDAFDGFMVARGDLGVELPLEEVPLVQKLIIDQARINAKPVIVATQMLESMISAPRPTRAEASDVANAVLDGADAVMLSGETSVGRFPIETVKTMARIVESTEEHGLSRVKEIEWEPKTKGGVIAKAAADVADALEAKFLVAFTQSGDTALRLARYRTEIPVLAFTPVPSVSSWLSVVWGIETHIVPTVQHTDDMVRQVDQRLLELGKLQKGDLVVIVAGSPPSIPGSTNALRVHRMGDAISGAAPAYRD; translated from the coding sequence GTGCGTCGCGCAAAGATCGTTTGTACGCTTGGCCCGGCTACTGCCGCCCCCGAGCGTGTCCTTGAACTCGTCCAAGCAGGTATGGACGTCGCCCGGCTGAACCTGAGCCACGGCGCCCATGCCGAGCATGAGCGCATCTACCAACGGATCCGCACCGCAGCGGCCGAGACCGGCCAGAACGTCGGCATCCTGGTCGACCTGCAGGGGCCGAAGATCCGGCTGGCCGAGTTCGCCGAAGGGAAGGTCACCCTGACCTACGGCGAGCGCTTCACCATCACCACCCGGGAAGTCCCCGGCGACGTGACCATCTGCGGTACGACGTACGACGGGCTGCCCGGCGACGTGCACCCCGGCGACCAGCTGCTGATCGACGACGGCCGGATCGCCCTGGTGGCCGAGGAGGTGACCGAGACCGACGTGGTCTGCCGGGTCACCGTCGGCGGGCCGGTGTCGAACCACAAGGGCATCAACCTGCCCGGCGTGGCGGTCAGCGTCCCGGCGCTGTCGGAGAAGGACATCGAGGACCTGCGCTGGGCCCTGCACCTGCCGGCCGACATGATCGCGCTGTCCTTCGTCCGCGACGCGGCCGACATCCAGCTGGTGCACAAGATCATGGACGAGGAAGGTCACCGGGTCCCGGTGATCGCCAAGATCGAGAAGCCGCAGGCCGTCGCCAACCTGGACGAGATCATCGACGCCTTCGACGGCTTCATGGTCGCCCGCGGTGACCTCGGCGTGGAACTCCCGCTGGAAGAGGTCCCGCTGGTCCAGAAGCTGATCATCGACCAGGCCCGGATCAACGCCAAGCCGGTGATCGTCGCCACCCAGATGCTGGAGTCGATGATCTCCGCCCCGCGGCCGACCCGCGCCGAGGCGTCCGACGTCGCGAACGCCGTACTGGACGGCGCCGACGCGGTGATGCTGTCCGGTGAGACCAGCGTCGGCCGGTTCCCGATCGAGACCGTCAAGACGATGGCCCGGATCGTGGAGTCCACCGAGGAGCACGGCCTCAGCCGGGTCAAGGAGATCGAGTGGGAGCCCAAGACCAAGGGCGGCGTGATCGCCAAGGCGGCCGCTGACGTCGCCGACGCGCTGGAGGCGAAGTTCCTGGTCGCCTTCACCCAGAGCGGCGACACCGCGCTCCGGCTGGCCCGCTACCGCACCGAGATCCCCGTCCTGGCGTTCACCCCGGTCCCGTCGGTCAGCTCCTGGCTGTCGGTCGTGTGGGGGATCGAGACCCACATCGTCCCCACCGTCCAGCACACCGACGACATGGTCCGCCAGGTAGACCAGCGCCTCCTCGAACTCGGCAAGCTCCAGAAGGGCGACCTGGTCGTCATCGTTGCCGGCTCCCCACCCAGCATCCCCGGCTCCACCAACGCCCTCCGAGTCCACCGCATGGGCGACGCCATCTCCGGCGCAGCCCCCGCCTACCGCGACTGA
- a CDS encoding metallophosphoesterase family protein, translated as MSGPLLTRSRLRRAAPWAGLVVLWVVVSVAVGLLGFVNDSERVTIGAHAAEVSPTFDGHATLDLGAVLPRLRLKTDLPGKLGVNLDVQETDADNLTDLLNRDALIASQPDGEIARIRRVIYDMAVDNAVAGAGSGLLVAVVVATAWAMVGPRRRRELFVALHSSERRVRHRAVVVLVAMLVTIASIFGPGRMRAPEIEPTTWKPLASLLPEVSFDERLKDVEVAAGFSTTGGVGVIRTAVQTYERSTRFYGQVLDKVSRVGGRIHQAAEGETVALLVSDRHDNIGMDPIAAEVGKVAGAKVLIDAGDDSSSGQTWEGFSINSLAQHFKGFKVVAVAGNHDAGGYIENEMRKHKFTVLDSKPVEVEGIRFLGDSDPTRTGLGSADSPGDETTEEQSKRLADVACDQPEDKPISTMVVHDPSSFQDTANRGCASLLLSGHLHRQVGPDTKVLEGRAVTTYTNSTTGGAAYAFALGYTLRRPGEVTLITYEQGKPTGLQTVTVELNGEITVGTYRALPADTGR; from the coding sequence GTGTCCGGACCCCTGCTGACGAGGTCCCGGCTCCGCAGAGCGGCGCCGTGGGCAGGGCTGGTCGTGCTCTGGGTCGTCGTGTCCGTGGCCGTCGGCCTGCTCGGGTTCGTCAACGACTCCGAGCGCGTCACCATCGGTGCGCACGCCGCCGAGGTCTCACCGACCTTCGACGGCCACGCCACGCTCGACCTCGGGGCAGTGCTACCGCGACTCAGATTGAAGACCGACCTGCCCGGCAAGCTCGGGGTCAACCTGGACGTCCAGGAGACCGACGCCGACAACCTTACCGATCTGCTCAACCGCGACGCCCTGATCGCCAGCCAGCCGGACGGTGAGATCGCCCGGATCCGCCGGGTCATCTACGACATGGCCGTCGACAATGCCGTCGCAGGCGCCGGCTCGGGGCTGCTCGTCGCCGTTGTCGTCGCCACCGCATGGGCGATGGTCGGCCCACGCCGGCGCCGCGAACTGTTCGTCGCCCTGCACAGCTCTGAACGCCGCGTGCGGCACCGCGCGGTCGTCGTACTGGTCGCGATGCTCGTCACGATCGCGTCGATCTTCGGTCCCGGCCGGATGCGCGCGCCCGAGATCGAGCCGACCACCTGGAAACCCCTCGCCTCTCTGCTGCCGGAGGTCTCCTTCGACGAGCGGCTGAAGGACGTCGAGGTCGCGGCCGGCTTCTCCACCACCGGTGGCGTCGGGGTGATCCGGACGGCGGTCCAGACGTACGAGCGGTCGACCCGGTTCTACGGTCAGGTGCTCGACAAGGTGTCCAGGGTCGGCGGCCGGATCCACCAGGCTGCCGAGGGCGAGACGGTCGCGCTGCTCGTCTCCGATCGGCACGACAACATCGGGATGGACCCGATCGCGGCCGAGGTCGGCAAGGTCGCCGGCGCCAAGGTGCTGATCGACGCCGGTGACGACTCGTCGTCGGGCCAGACCTGGGAAGGGTTCTCGATCAACTCGCTGGCCCAGCACTTCAAGGGCTTCAAGGTGGTCGCGGTCGCCGGCAACCACGACGCCGGCGGCTACATCGAGAACGAGATGCGCAAGCACAAGTTCACCGTGCTCGACAGCAAACCGGTCGAGGTGGAGGGAATCCGCTTCCTCGGCGACAGCGACCCGACCAGGACCGGCCTGGGGAGTGCGGACAGCCCTGGCGACGAGACGACCGAGGAGCAGTCGAAGCGGCTCGCCGACGTGGCCTGCGACCAGCCCGAGGACAAGCCGATCTCGACGATGGTGGTGCACGACCCCTCGTCGTTCCAGGACACCGCTAATCGTGGCTGCGCGAGCCTGCTGCTGTCGGGACATCTGCATCGCCAGGTCGGCCCGGACACGAAGGTGCTCGAGGGGCGGGCGGTCACGACGTACACGAACTCGACCACCGGGGGAGCGGCGTACGCGTTCGCGCTGGGCTACACGCTGCGGCGGCCGGGCGAGGTCACGCTGATCACCTACGAGCAGGGAAAACCCACCGGGCTGCAGACCGTCACGGTCGAATTGAACGGCGAGATCACGGTCGGAACGTACCGCGCGCTGCCGGCCGACACCGGACGTTGA
- a CDS encoding glutamate synthase subunit beta → MADPKGFLTTPREVAERRPVAERVQDWKEVYPGGAGKALLPIITKQAGRCMDCGIPFCHSGCPLGNLIPEWNDLVWRDDWTGAIERLHATNNFPEFTGRLCPAPCEPACVLGINQEPVTIKNVEVAIIDKAWESGDVKPQPPEWLTGKTIAVVGSGPAGLAVAQQLTRAGHTVAVYERASAPGGLLRFGIPEFKMEKVQVERRIQQMKEEGTVFRAGVNVGVDVTGTQLKQRYDAVVIATGATAARDLPVPGREFGGIHQAMEYLPQANKVALGETVENQIVATGKDVVIIGGGDTGADCLGTAHRQGARSVTQLEIMPRPSEERPAGQPWPTYPMIYRVASAHEEGGERVYAVSTNNFVADADGNVSGLDLVEVELVDGRFTPVPGSEKTIPAQLVLLAMGFLGPEREGFLEQLGVELDERGNVKRDKDYQTSVEGVFACGDAGRGQSLIVWAIAEGRSCANGVDKHLTGSSTLPTPIPPTARPLVV, encoded by the coding sequence ATGGCTGACCCGAAGGGATTCCTGACCACCCCGCGCGAGGTCGCGGAACGCCGTCCGGTCGCCGAGCGCGTCCAGGACTGGAAAGAGGTCTACCCCGGTGGTGCCGGCAAGGCGCTGCTGCCGATCATCACCAAGCAGGCCGGCCGCTGCATGGACTGCGGTATCCCGTTCTGCCACTCCGGCTGCCCGCTGGGCAACCTGATCCCGGAGTGGAACGACCTGGTCTGGCGCGACGACTGGACCGGCGCGATTGAGCGGCTGCACGCGACCAACAACTTCCCGGAGTTCACCGGGCGGTTGTGCCCGGCGCCCTGTGAACCGGCCTGTGTGCTGGGGATCAACCAGGAGCCGGTGACGATCAAGAACGTCGAGGTCGCGATCATCGACAAGGCCTGGGAGTCCGGCGACGTCAAGCCGCAGCCGCCGGAGTGGCTGACCGGCAAGACCATCGCGGTCGTCGGGTCCGGCCCGGCCGGCCTCGCGGTCGCCCAGCAGTTGACCCGTGCCGGGCACACGGTGGCCGTCTACGAACGCGCTTCGGCGCCGGGCGGGCTGCTGCGGTTCGGCATCCCCGAGTTCAAGATGGAGAAGGTGCAGGTCGAGCGCCGGATCCAGCAGATGAAGGAAGAGGGCACCGTCTTCCGGGCCGGCGTCAACGTCGGCGTGGACGTCACCGGCACCCAGCTGAAGCAGCGGTACGACGCGGTCGTGATCGCCACCGGTGCGACCGCGGCCCGCGACCTGCCGGTGCCGGGCCGCGAGTTCGGCGGCATCCACCAGGCGATGGAGTACCTGCCGCAGGCGAACAAGGTCGCGCTGGGGGAGACCGTCGAGAACCAGATCGTTGCCACTGGCAAGGACGTGGTGATCATCGGCGGCGGTGACACCGGCGCGGACTGCCTCGGTACGGCGCATCGCCAGGGTGCCCGCAGTGTCACCCAGCTGGAGATCATGCCGCGCCCGTCGGAGGAGCGGCCGGCCGGCCAGCCCTGGCCGACGTACCCGATGATCTACCGGGTCGCCTCGGCGCACGAGGAAGGCGGCGAGCGCGTCTACGCGGTCTCGACCAACAACTTCGTCGCCGATGCCGACGGCAACGTTTCTGGTCTGGACCTGGTCGAGGTCGAGCTGGTCGACGGCAGGTTCACCCCGGTGCCAGGGTCGGAGAAGACGATCCCGGCGCAGCTCGTGCTGCTGGCGATGGGCTTCCTCGGACCGGAGCGCGAGGGCTTCCTCGAGCAGCTCGGCGTCGAACTGGACGAGCGGGGCAACGTCAAGCGGGACAAGGACTACCAGACCTCGGTCGAGGGCGTCTTCGCCTGCGGCGACGCGGGTCGCGGCCAGTCCCTGATCGTCTGGGCGATCGCCGAAGGCCGCTCGTGTGCCAACGGCGTGGACAAACACCTCACCGGTTCGTCCACTCTTCCGACGCCGATCCCGCCGACCGCCCGGCCGCTGGTGGTCTGA